In one window of Kitasatospora sp. MMS16-BH015 DNA:
- the adhE gene encoding bifunctional acetaldehyde-CoA/alcohol dehydrogenase — protein MARQQAPTAAATPVDTPVDTPSEAASAVDLLVRNGQKALQEYAGFTQEKVDHIVRKASLAALAAHTRLAVMAVEETGRGVFEDKAVKNIFACEHVTHSMADMKTVGVVRRDEIDGIVEIAEPVGVVAGVTPVTNPTSTTIFKALIALKTRNPIVFGFHPSAQRCSAEAARIVRDAAIAAGAPAHCVQWIEQPSMAATGALMNHPGVATILATGGNAMVRAAYSCGKPALGVGAGNVPAYIEKSADLKRAVNDVVLSKSFDNGMICASEQAVILDQEVYGPALAEFRKLKAYLATEAEKAKLEEYVFGVTGEDRNCAGAKLNAAVVGQSPVKIAEAAGFEVPADTSIILVEVGEVGEDEPLTREKLCPVLAVLKAGTRREGLKLATQMVEFHGLGHSAAVHTEDEAFAEEFGHAVKACRVIWNAPSSQGGIGDVYNAFMPSLTLGCGSYGHNSVSGNVSALNLVNIKRIGRRNTNMQWFKIPPKVFFERNSIKYLADMRGARKVVIVTDRTMVEIGHLERVRGILGRRTEPVEIRVIDFVEPNPSIDTVEKGAELMRGFRPDTIIALGGGSPMDAAKVMWLMYEHPETVFADLKEKFFDIRKRAFTFPDLGEKAKLVCIPTTSGTGSEVTPFAVITDSETGQKYPLADYALTPSVAICDPALTTHLPKAVTADSGFDALTHCIETYVSVYANDFTDGLALQGIKLIFENLEQAVVDGPNSPVAREKMHNAGTIAGMAFGSAFLGVVHAMAHTLGATFHVAHGRTNAVLLPHVIRYNGSAPTKVTSWPKYRSYVAPERFQAIAQLLGLEAATPEQGVESLARAVEELRDKVGIPASFKAAGVDEGAFLAALPQQAMNAYEDQCAPANPRMPMIADMQQLMRQAYYGDQV, from the coding sequence ATGGCCCGCCAGCAAGCCCCGACCGCAGCCGCGACTCCCGTCGACACGCCCGTCGACACCCCTTCCGAGGCCGCGTCAGCGGTCGACCTGCTGGTGCGGAACGGGCAGAAGGCCCTGCAGGAGTACGCCGGGTTCACCCAGGAGAAGGTGGACCACATCGTCAGGAAGGCCTCGCTGGCCGCGCTGGCCGCGCACACCAGACTGGCCGTCATGGCGGTGGAGGAGACCGGCCGCGGGGTGTTCGAGGACAAGGCCGTCAAGAACATCTTCGCCTGTGAGCACGTCACCCACTCGATGGCCGACATGAAGACGGTCGGGGTGGTCCGCCGGGACGAGATCGACGGGATCGTCGAGATAGCCGAGCCGGTCGGCGTGGTGGCGGGCGTGACGCCGGTGACCAACCCGACCTCGACCACGATCTTCAAGGCGCTGATCGCGCTGAAGACGCGGAACCCGATCGTCTTCGGCTTCCACCCCTCCGCACAGCGCTGTTCGGCCGAGGCGGCCCGGATCGTCCGGGACGCGGCGATCGCCGCGGGGGCGCCCGCGCACTGCGTGCAGTGGATCGAGCAGCCCTCGATGGCGGCGACCGGCGCGCTGATGAACCACCCGGGGGTGGCCACCATCCTGGCCACCGGCGGCAACGCGATGGTGCGGGCGGCGTACAGCTGCGGCAAGCCGGCGCTGGGCGTCGGGGCGGGCAACGTGCCCGCGTACATCGAGAAGAGCGCGGACCTCAAGCGGGCCGTCAACGACGTGGTGCTCTCCAAGTCCTTCGACAACGGGATGATCTGCGCCTCCGAGCAGGCCGTGATCCTGGACCAGGAGGTCTACGGGCCGGCGCTGGCGGAGTTCAGGAAGCTCAAGGCGTACCTGGCCACCGAGGCGGAGAAGGCCAAGCTGGAGGAGTACGTCTTCGGCGTCACCGGCGAGGACCGGAACTGTGCGGGCGCGAAGCTGAACGCGGCGGTGGTCGGCCAGAGCCCGGTGAAGATCGCCGAGGCGGCGGGCTTCGAGGTGCCGGCCGACACCTCGATCATCCTGGTGGAGGTCGGCGAGGTCGGCGAGGACGAGCCGCTGACCAGGGAGAAGCTCTGCCCGGTGCTGGCCGTGCTGAAGGCGGGCACCCGGCGCGAGGGGCTGAAGCTGGCCACGCAGATGGTGGAGTTCCACGGGCTGGGCCACTCGGCCGCCGTGCACACCGAGGACGAGGCCTTCGCCGAGGAGTTCGGCCACGCCGTCAAGGCCTGCCGGGTGATCTGGAACGCGCCGAGCTCGCAGGGCGGCATCGGTGACGTCTACAACGCGTTCATGCCCTCGCTGACCCTGGGCTGCGGCTCCTACGGCCACAACTCGGTCTCGGGCAATGTGAGCGCTCTCAATCTGGTCAACATCAAGCGGATCGGGCGGCGCAACACCAACATGCAGTGGTTCAAGATCCCGCCGAAGGTCTTCTTCGAGCGCAACTCGATCAAGTACCTGGCCGACATGCGGGGTGCCCGCAAGGTGGTGATCGTCACCGACCGCACGATGGTGGAGATCGGGCACCTGGAGCGCGTCCGCGGCATCCTGGGCCGCCGCACCGAGCCGGTCGAGATCCGGGTGATCGACTTCGTCGAGCCGAACCCGAGCATCGACACGGTGGAGAAGGGCGCCGAGCTGATGCGCGGCTTCCGGCCGGACACCATCATCGCGCTCGGCGGCGGCTCGCCGATGGACGCGGCCAAGGTGATGTGGCTGATGTACGAGCACCCGGAGACGGTCTTCGCGGACCTGAAGGAGAAGTTCTTCGACATCCGCAAGCGCGCCTTCACCTTCCCCGACCTGGGCGAGAAGGCCAAGCTGGTCTGCATCCCGACCACCTCGGGCACCGGCAGCGAGGTGACCCCGTTCGCGGTGATCACCGACTCGGAGACCGGCCAGAAGTACCCGCTGGCGGACTACGCGCTGACCCCGAGCGTGGCGATCTGCGACCCGGCGCTCACCACCCACCTGCCGAAGGCCGTCACCGCCGACTCCGGCTTCGACGCGCTGACGCACTGCATCGAGACCTACGTCTCGGTCTACGCCAACGACTTCACCGACGGGCTGGCCCTGCAGGGCATCAAGCTGATCTTCGAGAACCTGGAGCAGGCGGTCGTCGACGGCCCGAACTCCCCGGTAGCCCGGGAGAAGATGCACAACGCCGGCACCATCGCCGGCATGGCCTTCGGCTCGGCCTTCCTGGGCGTGGTGCACGCGATGGCGCACACCCTGGGCGCCACCTTCCACGTGGCCCACGGCCGCACCAACGCGGTGCTGCTGCCGCACGTGATCCGCTACAACGGCTCGGCGCCGACCAAGGTGACCAGCTGGCCCAAGTACCGCAGCTACGTGGCCCCGGAGCGCTTCCAGGCGATCGCGCAGCTGCTGGGCCTGGAGGCGGCCACCCCGGAGCAGGGCGTGGAGTCGCTGGCCCGGGCGGTGGAGGAGCTGCGCGACAAGGTGGGCATCCCCGCCTCCTTCAAGGCGGCCGGCGTGGACGAGGGCGCCTTCCTGGCGGCCCTGCCGCAGCAGGCGATGAACGCCTACGAGGACCAGTGCGCCCCGGCCAACCCGCGGATGCCGATGATCGCGGACATGCAGCAGCTGATGCGCCAGGCCTACTACGGCGACCAGGTCTGA